DNA from Triplophysa dalaica isolate WHDGS20190420 chromosome 9, ASM1584641v1, whole genome shotgun sequence:
gtgcaaaagaaaacattaaacacaggcttaaaatgacaacaaatgcACAAACTGCTATGAGTTGAATTTGATTTATCCATCTTAAAGAAAGGAATACTGAGTGAATGTTATATCacctaattaatattcatgagtcaTTCTAGCATAAGGCTATAGAAGATGGATCATATAATGTTGCTCAGATGTGGTTGCTCTGTATAGTTATTTACTGTAGTGACATTTTATGTATGTAAGAAACAGGTATagagtttaaatgtatttgtataaattgtacaatttaaatttaaaatacatttatttttaaaacatgatacTGTTTACCACAGTTATTTCAGTGttatttgtatgaatttcttttttattaataaccattTTAGTTGTTATTTGGCTTGCTTCCTTATTTCAAGAAATTAGTGAATAAGAGGTCAATTGTGCTTATATCGGGTCACAACTCTCTGTGAGTCACTGTCTGTGATGCTATGACTGTTTTCGTCTTTGAAATCCACTGTTTATTATTCTTCACCAAGGGTCTACACCTCAGTCACTGTCTGCTGGGCTCGGAAATGATTTCTCATAACCTGGATTTTcccttttaaaaactttaaagcagATTATTGTAATAATATGTATGTTGAGCTATTTCACtggatttgtttctttttttgtatccATTTTCACACTGTAATGTCAAGTCATGACACGTTGTTTTAAACTTTACCATTTCTGAAACATTGGTGGGATATTTCTGTCTACTTTTGTCTTTGCCCtacagtattttaaatacagataTGTGGTGAAATTActttgtgaaatgtatttccatttatttaacataatatacatttaattattcCAACCGTTCTAAAccatacacatttaaatagtacatttttattttcaacatacagtataaacaatTATATTCAAGCATATATTGCTGcgttgttttattattagaagCTTGACACAATATTCAAACGTCACGCTACTTTACGCACAATAAACTCCATATAAAAAATTAGAGAAGTGAAATTGCTTTTCTGAATGCAGAGAGTCAAACCAGTAACCAATCGCGTTTAAGGTCACATCCCCTGACCGCTGGTGCGAGAAATTCAACCCTGTAACCTGGAGACGCAGTAGCTACAGTGAAAGCCATCCGGTGTAACTCTATCCAGAGGAGACATTGCCAGGAACAGTCTTACTCTCCCAACATGTCCTATACAACCTTATGGATCATTTTATAACATCCGTGTTTTCTGCATTGAAGAGAATGTGTTTTATCACACTGGATAACCGGAAGATTTCCGTTTTGTGCGTAAACGTTTGGACATCTGTTGGAGACCGAGGAGGTTCTTAGGGGCTCTCGTTTCCCTGTCAAACATAATGTCTAGTatacaaaagaaaatcattttctcTGTGGCTGGTGTTCTTTGCTTTGGCTGTGTACTGGTTGTGGCCGCTGCGATGGGCACTCAGCTTTGGATAAAGGCAACTGTTCTGTGCAAAACGGGCGCACAGATCGTCAATGCAACGGGACCGGAGCTGGAGAAATTCATCGGAAGGGCGAACTACGGACTCTTCCATGGCCATGGGATGAAACAGTGTGGTCTGGGTGACAGACCCTTTTATTTCTCTTGTGAGTATCATTTGACGAAGGTGgtaaaaacaaaaggaaaattaAGATTTCATGTATTCTTCAAACCAAATTATTACAGTCTACGCTCATTTTTAAGTAGCCTACTAAAATCCAAAACCAAgctacatttgttttaaagatttaacaacacaaagaaaacatttacaaacaatataaaaatgttaatttgtttcaaatgttAGTAGGCTACAGCATTGTTTAACATGAAGAATAAACGTGTTAGTacacttttatgttttaaatcttaaacatgGCACCATTATGTAACTAATAACCTACTCTCTCTTGAAAAAATCACATTGAGACCAACTGcccaaatactttttaaaatcaatgtttaGACAATTTTGAATTTCTTGTAAAGTCTGTTAAAGTCTGATGCTATCAATTCTATTATTACAGTCTGTTGTATGTTGATTTAGGATTGAGTTGTTAATGGAGAAGTGTCATTCCAGGTCCTTTGCATTTTATGACAGCTTCAAGAACATTTTTCACTAATGAGGACTGAAAGTGGGCCAGATATTAGAGCtgcatattttagaaaacaaagGAATATTGTCATCTTCAATCCGTTTGCACTCACAAAGTATGCCTGAAAATTGAGGACAAAGATTAACAGAGATTATTCTTTCAGACATGCAGTTAAAGTATACACTGTAAAAGATGTAATTTTGCAGCAGGCTTGCAAGTATTTACTGTAGAattcatttacaattttgttttaaacatgaacttacctatttcttatattttctttcatgaaataAGACTTGATATCTTAGGTCCATTTTCTTgcaaatatatgtaaatgtatcgtaattttagaagctttaaatatttttactagaaaacaagacaaaaatgctacggaagaatttttttttgcagtgttgctgtgccaATGCCAATGATGtgaccagtctcttcttgctcctTTGATTCGCAatagtcaaagtgttttaattttggttaGAGTAAAGTTTATCTCAAACTGGAAAACAATACTAATAGAAATTAAAACTAAAGTAAGTTATtggcaaaactacagcaaacttTTACAGTGTAAATCTCTGCAGTAATTGGCAATAAAGGAGTCAAtgagaaatatactgtaaatgtgaactttgataacatttttaatgataCCATCTTTCTCCTCTACTGCAAAAGCTGATTCTCAGTTTCCAgatgtttaaaagtgtaaatTGCGTAATATTGCAATtaattatacaatttaaatttgtTGTATTGCTCTGtgaaatctctttctctctgtaaaGTTTTTCCAGACCTGATGGGTGTGATTCCAGCCAGTCTACACGTAACCGTGATCCTTTTCTGCTCAGTGCACATCTTGTTCTCCTCAATCTCCTCCACGTTCTTCTTTTACAATG
Protein-coding regions in this window:
- the clrn1 gene encoding clarin-1; the protein is MSSIQKKIIFSVAGVLCFGCVLVVAAAMGTQLWIKATVLCKTGAQIVNATGPELEKFIGRANYGLFHGHGMKQCGLGDRPFYFSFFPDLMGVIPASLHVTVILFCSVHILFSSISSTFFFYNAFGSPYETLHGPLGLYLWNMICCLCSCLILILFASEVKFHHLTEIITNFNEGSFAYKMQSEWYDRSFWLIFLTFLTHGLNILLIRLAGIHFPFQEAKESEATTGPSDLMY